The Brachyspira aalborgi genome has a segment encoding these proteins:
- the purE gene encoding 5-(carboxyamino)imidazole ribonucleotide mutase, whose product MKKVGIIIGSDSDLPIIEKAIDILKDFSIPFEVHIYSAHRTPEKAIEFSKNAEKNGFGVIIAAAGMAAHLAGVIAANTILPVIGIPCKSQNLEGIDALLSTVQMPSGIPVATVAINGGVNAALLSIEILAVNDKELSKKLKEKRIKDSEAVLKKDIAINEKFQ is encoded by the coding sequence ATGAAAAAAGTCGGAATAATAATTGGAAGCGATAGCGATTTGCCAATAATAGAAAAAGCTATTGATATATTAAAAGATTTTTCTATTCCTTTTGAAGTTCATATATATTCCGCTCATAGAACGCCCGAAAAAGCGATTGAATTTTCAAAAAATGCCGAAAAAAACGGTTTTGGAGTTATAATAGCGGCTGCTGGAATGGCGGCTCATCTTGCGGGAGTTATTGCTGCAAATACTATTCTTCCCGTTATAGGAATTCCTTGCAAATCTCAAAATTTGGAAGGAATTGACGCTCTTTTATCAACCGTTCAAATGCCTTCGGGAATTCCTGTCGCTACAGTTGCGATAAACGGAGGAGTTAATGCGGCTTTGCTTTCAATAGAAATTTTAGCCGTTAATGATAAAGAATTATCTAAAAAATTAAAAGAAAAAAGAATTAAAGACAGCGAAGCAGTTCTTAAAAAAGACATTGCTATAAATGAAAAATTTCAATAA
- the purC gene encoding phosphoribosylaminoimidazolesuccinocarboxamide synthase — protein sequence MTKGKQLYEGKAKKIFETDKPEILLVSYKDDATAFNGIKKGTILGKGIINNKVTNYMMRLLEKAGIPTHYIEEISERETLVKKVSIIPLEVIIRNVSAGSFAKNYGVEEGIIFDEPTIEFSYKNDNLGDPLINSYHAIALKLATKEEIEIIKKYAFKINEEMKKFFISINVKLIDFKLEFGKLADNKIVLADEISPDTCRFWDATTNEKLDKDRFRRDLGNVEGAYKEMMKRILG from the coding sequence ATGACAAAAGGAAAACAACTTTACGAAGGCAAAGCGAAAAAAATATTTGAAACCGATAAACCAGAAATTTTACTCGTTTCATATAAGGATGACGCCACCGCTTTTAATGGAATAAAAAAAGGAACTATATTAGGAAAAGGAATAATAAATAATAAAGTTACAAATTATATGATGCGACTTCTTGAAAAAGCGGGAATTCCTACGCATTATATTGAAGAAATTTCAGAGAGAGAAACTTTAGTTAAAAAGGTTTCGATAATTCCGCTTGAAGTTATTATTAGAAATGTTTCGGCTGGCTCTTTTGCAAAAAATTACGGAGTGGAAGAGGGAATAATTTTTGACGAACCGACAATAGAATTTTCTTATAAAAACGATAATCTCGGCGACCCTTTAATCAATTCCTATCATGCAATCGCTTTGAAACTTGCAACAAAAGAAGAAATTGAAATTATAAAAAAATACGCTTTCAAAATAAACGAAGAGATGAAAAAATTTTTTATTTCAATAAATGTAAAACTCATTGATTTTAAACTTGAATTTGGAAAACTTGCAGATAATAAAATAGTTCTTGCCGATGAAATCTCTCCCGATACATGTCGTTTTTGGGATGCGACTACAAACGAAAAACTTGATAAAGATAGATTTCGTAGAGATTTGGGAAATGTAGAAGGCGCTTATAAAGAAATGATGAAAAGAATACTCGGATAA